In one window of Prevotella sp. E13-17 DNA:
- a CDS encoding ATP-binding protein, which yields MNTELMIREEKMNTVMNLHAAIIQPLEKLAQYYGSVLGRKLNVKQTLHLLNAQAAFLMTVFPDCAVPVKALCLTWFVAAVLKCREKL from the coding sequence ATGAATACAGAACTAATGATCCGCGAAGAGAAAATGAACACAGTGATGAACCTCCATGCCGCCATCATCCAACCTTTGGAGAAACTGGCGCAATACTATGGCAGCGTGCTGGGCAGAAAGCTCAACGTGAAACAGACGCTGCATCTGCTCAATGCGCAAGCGGCCTTCCTGATGACCGTATTCCCCGACTGTGCAGTCCCCGTGAAAGCCTTATGCCTCACTTGGTTTGTTGCTGCCGTATTGAAATGCCGCGAAAAACTATAA
- the sufC gene encoding Fe-S cluster assembly ATPase SufC: MLEVKNLHAKIGEKEILKGIDLIIKDGETHAIMGPNGSGKSTLSAVLVGNPLYEVTEGEAFFNGKNLLEMKPEDRAHEGLFLSFQYPVEIPGVSMTNFMKAAVNEKRKYYGQEPLNAAEFLKLQREKRKIVELDSKLANRSVNEGFSGGEKKRNEIFQMAMLEPKLSILDETDSGLDVDAMRIVAEGVNKLQTPETSCIVITHYDRLLEMIRPQFVHVLYKGRIVKTGGPELAKQIQEHGYDWIKEEIGEE, encoded by the coding sequence ATGTTAGAAGTAAAGAATCTGCATGCCAAGATTGGCGAGAAGGAGATATTGAAAGGCATCGACCTGATAATCAAGGATGGCGAGACGCATGCCATCATGGGCCCTAACGGCTCTGGCAAAAGTACGCTGAGCGCTGTGCTGGTGGGCAATCCCCTTTACGAGGTGACCGAGGGAGAGGCATTCTTCAATGGTAAGAATCTGCTGGAGATGAAGCCCGAGGACAGAGCGCATGAGGGCTTGTTCCTCTCGTTTCAGTATCCTGTTGAGATTCCTGGTGTCTCGATGACCAACTTCATGAAGGCAGCTGTCAACGAGAAGCGCAAGTACTACGGTCAGGAACCCCTGAATGCTGCCGAGTTCCTGAAGCTCCAGCGCGAGAAACGCAAGATTGTGGAGCTCGACTCAAAGTTGGCCAATCGCTCGGTCAACGAAGGCTTCAGTGGTGGCGAGAAGAAACGCAACGAGATTTTCCAGATGGCCATGCTCGAGCCGAAGCTCTCTATTCTTGATGAGACAGACTCAGGTCTTGATGTGGATGCCATGCGTATCGTAGCCGAAGGTGTCAATAAGCTCCAGACCCCCGAGACGTCTTGCATTGTGATTACTCACTACGATCGTTTGCTCGAAATGATTCGTCCGCAGTTTGTGCATGTGCTCTACAAGGGACGCATCGTCAAGACGGGTGGCCCTGAGCTTGCCAAGCAGATACAGGAACACGGATACGACTGGATCAAGGAAGAAATCGGTGAAGAGTAG
- a CDS encoding HAMP domain-containing sensor histidine kinase has translation MNVLLITKRSLFVLATTTLVFILLLACNNSHTELTYNEKADSLMNEAYMKHNYDSVLLLADKFEDNQDMAPMKLHYWRGYAYSRQKKVRLAEKQWRKAFEISINNEEDLDYYAKCANRLSGLLLVKGDHDAIMKEIVPAMQRLIDADKANSTDFAFMQVAVGCCQLRAGNPEDAADDFKDAYDKYLNIIKNDPSINNFTSAIVGVINITEQNLSIKNYQEAYDWTEHFSELLNQYMLLPSPNKEFLDKQIGRLNFYRASALEGLGHKAEAKTAYDRALLTNYSKTAEGQYEAISYLMAAQRWKEAARSFERLDELNQRYERTLSLEYLHNFLIPKYHANIKSGKIDSALAVGTKIYIELDSAIARMQRDDAAELATLYNTQQKETELAQQKAQMERHRFWNLVVVFVVFNIGFFLIHYLRLQSSKRLKKAYLQLEEANERTKEASRMKTSFIQQISHEIRTPLNILSGFTQVITTPGMELDEETRKDINQKIIDNTNRITELVNKMLELSDANSQTVIERNDCIPAIQIVALAMDSFSNAEIYKIPIDLQMGEGTDSLMITTNEQAARRALTLLIDNAEKFTKEGKITLTTETNESELRILVEDTGIGVPADKAELIFEEFVQLDDYYEGTGIGLTVARSLCRRLKGDIVLDTSYTGGARFIMTLPLDSPQSNP, from the coding sequence ATGAATGTACTTCTAATAACTAAACGCTCACTATTTGTATTAGCTACCACGACTTTAGTATTCATACTACTGTTGGCATGCAACAATAGCCATACAGAACTGACATACAACGAAAAGGCCGACTCGCTGATGAACGAGGCCTACATGAAGCACAACTACGACTCAGTCTTATTACTGGCAGACAAGTTTGAAGACAATCAAGACATGGCCCCCATGAAACTTCACTACTGGCGCGGCTATGCTTACTCCAGACAAAAGAAAGTGCGCTTGGCAGAGAAACAATGGCGCAAGGCTTTTGAAATAAGCATCAACAACGAGGAAGACTTGGATTATTATGCCAAATGCGCCAATCGACTGTCGGGACTACTACTGGTAAAGGGCGACCACGATGCCATCATGAAGGAGATTGTGCCCGCCATGCAACGACTGATCGATGCCGACAAAGCTAACAGCACTGACTTTGCATTCATGCAGGTGGCCGTGGGATGCTGCCAATTGCGAGCGGGCAATCCGGAAGATGCTGCCGACGACTTTAAAGATGCTTATGACAAATACTTAAACATCATCAAGAATGATCCCAGCATCAACAACTTCACCAGTGCCATCGTTGGAGTTATCAATATCACCGAACAGAATCTTTCCATCAAAAATTATCAGGAAGCATACGATTGGACAGAGCATTTTTCGGAACTACTAAACCAGTACATGTTACTGCCTTCGCCCAACAAGGAATTCCTCGACAAACAAATAGGACGACTCAACTTCTACCGTGCCAGTGCATTGGAGGGACTGGGACACAAGGCCGAAGCCAAAACGGCATACGACAGAGCGCTGCTGACAAACTATTCAAAAACGGCAGAAGGGCAATATGAAGCTATCAGCTATCTGATGGCAGCGCAGCGCTGGAAAGAAGCGGCACGCAGCTTCGAACGACTCGACGAACTAAACCAGCGCTACGAGAGAACACTGTCGCTGGAATACCTGCACAACTTCCTGATTCCAAAATATCATGCCAACATTAAATCTGGAAAGATTGACTCGGCACTGGCCGTTGGTACTAAGATCTATATAGAACTCGACTCGGCTATCGCCCGCATGCAGCGTGACGATGCAGCTGAACTGGCAACACTCTACAACACGCAGCAGAAAGAGACCGAACTGGCACAGCAAAAGGCTCAGATGGAACGTCACCGTTTCTGGAACCTGGTTGTGGTGTTTGTCGTCTTTAACATTGGTTTCTTCCTGATACACTATCTTCGTTTGCAGTCATCAAAACGACTGAAGAAAGCCTACCTGCAACTGGAAGAAGCTAACGAGAGAACCAAGGAGGCATCGCGCATGAAGACATCGTTCATACAACAGATTTCTCATGAGATCAGAACACCTCTGAACATCCTTTCGGGATTCACCCAAGTCATCACGACGCCAGGGATGGAACTCGACGAGGAAACACGAAAAGACATTAATCAAAAAATTATTGATAACACCAACCGCATCACAGAATTGGTTAATAAGATGCTGGAACTAAGTGATGCCAATAGCCAAACTGTGATTGAACGCAATGACTGCATTCCTGCCATTCAAATTGTGGCACTGGCTATGGACAGCTTCTCTAATGCTGAGATATACAAAATTCCCATTGACTTGCAAATGGGCGAAGGCACCGACAGCCTCATGATTACCACCAACGAACAAGCGGCAAGACGCGCGCTGACACTGCTCATCGACAATGCCGAGAAGTTTACTAAGGAAGGGAAAATCACGCTGACAACCGAAACTAACGAAAGCGAACTTCGCATCTTAGTTGAAGACACAGGTATCGGTGTTCCTGCCGACAAAGCCGAGCTGATCTTCGAAGAGTTTGTGCAATTGGACGACTACTACGAAGGTACTGGCATCGGTCTTACCGTAGCGCGAAGTCTTTGTCGCCGCCTAAAAGGCGACATCGTGCTCGACACCAGTTACACTGGCGGAGCACGATTTATCATGACGCTGCCTTTAGACAGCCCACAGTCGAATCCTTAA
- the sufD gene encoding Fe-S cluster assembly protein SufD: protein MQSEQQYIELYKEARELIFSHAPAPMNAVRDAAFNDFVSAGFPSKKVERYKYTDMQKLFEPDYGVNLSRLQIPVDPYEAFRCDVPNLSTSLYFVVNDMFYHDDKPKAHLPEGVIIGSLRDYPEVVAKYYAKLAKTSDDGITALNTMLAQDGMLVYVPKNLKVDRAIQVINILKATPQNAQRQVPNLMVNRRVLIVLEEGAEVKMLFCDHAADDRHFLATQVIEAFVGENASLDLYCMEETHHKNVRVSNVYIDQQANSRVNHNVITLHNGITRNRLDLTFNGEGAECQCYGCVIADKQQHVDNNTLITHRVPHCTSNELYKYVLDDKAVGAFAGRVLVEHGAQKTSSQMTNQNLTATKEARMYTQPMLEIYADDVKCAHGSSVGQLNDAALFYMRQRGISLQEAKLLLQNAFINEVIDKMQLEPLRDRLHYLVEKRFRGELNKCEGCKLCH, encoded by the coding sequence ATGCAGTCTGAACAACAATATATAGAATTATATAAGGAGGCACGCGAGCTGATTTTCTCGCATGCCCCAGCGCCAATGAACGCTGTACGTGATGCGGCTTTCAACGACTTTGTGTCTGCTGGCTTTCCCAGCAAGAAGGTGGAGCGCTACAAATATACTGACATGCAGAAGCTCTTTGAGCCCGACTATGGTGTGAATCTTAGTCGTCTGCAGATACCAGTAGATCCCTACGAGGCTTTCCGTTGCGACGTACCCAACCTCAGCACCAGCCTCTATTTCGTGGTCAACGACATGTTCTATCACGACGATAAGCCAAAGGCGCATCTGCCCGAGGGCGTCATTATAGGTTCGCTGCGCGACTATCCCGAGGTGGTGGCTAAGTACTATGCCAAGTTGGCCAAGACTTCTGATGATGGCATCACGGCGCTCAACACCATGTTGGCGCAGGATGGCATGCTGGTCTATGTGCCCAAGAACCTCAAGGTGGATCGTGCCATTCAGGTCATCAACATCCTCAAGGCCACTCCACAGAATGCACAGCGACAGGTGCCCAATCTGATGGTGAACCGTCGTGTGCTGATTGTGCTCGAAGAGGGTGCCGAGGTGAAGATGCTGTTCTGCGACCATGCTGCCGATGACCGTCATTTTCTGGCCACGCAAGTCATCGAGGCATTCGTTGGCGAGAACGCTTCTCTTGACCTCTATTGCATGGAAGAGACACACCATAAGAATGTTCGTGTGAGCAATGTCTATATCGACCAGCAAGCCAACAGCCGCGTGAACCATAACGTGATCACCCTTCACAATGGCATTACGCGCAATCGCCTTGACTTGACCTTCAATGGCGAGGGTGCCGAGTGCCAGTGCTATGGTTGCGTGATAGCCGACAAGCAGCAGCATGTGGACAACAACACGCTGATCACCCATCGCGTGCCCCACTGCACTTCTAACGAACTCTACAAGTATGTGCTCGACGATAAGGCTGTGGGTGCCTTTGCCGGCAGGGTGCTGGTGGAGCATGGTGCACAAAAGACATCTTCGCAGATGACCAATCAGAACCTGACGGCCACCAAGGAGGCACGTATGTACACCCAGCCCATGCTCGAGATCTATGCCGACGACGTGAAGTGTGCACACGGCTCAAGCGTTGGTCAGCTCAACGATGCCGCCCTCTTCTATATGCGTCAGCGCGGCATTTCGCTACAGGAAGCCAAACTACTCTTGCAGAATGCCTTCATCAACGAGGTCATCGACAAGATGCAACTCGAACCCCTTCGCGACCGTCTTCACTACTTAGTAGAGAAGCGTTTCCGCGGAGAACTGAACAAGTGTGAAGGCTGCAAACTCTGTCACTAA
- a CDS encoding RsiV family protein: MKKSSLIVLTLVWLTLMCACSGQKGVKGASTEADSVGVAVKHFEFVDSADYAYLTINMELPEASDEATEKMQAYLLQLAGNRLSYVASYEDRRAYPLYHGDSNDVAAQLTYYFKETMLLLDTLSSNDVSERKRYLEEDTTLTAEQKANVLSELPHWSYEYKLQKTADTLNYVVFLSQDYVFTGGAHGGMGGDGYITFDKTDGHVVSQFVDTTRVADVQPLLIEGLKQYYTEASEQQMTTEELFERLQLPFDGPKHQIPLPMWQPCPTSEGLLFCYGQYEIACYADGMPSFVVPYNKIKPFLTKDALNLLRDYLK, from the coding sequence TCTTAACATTAGTATGGCTGACCCTGATGTGCGCTTGTTCGGGGCAGAAGGGTGTTAAGGGTGCTTCTACTGAAGCAGACAGTGTGGGCGTAGCTGTCAAGCACTTTGAGTTTGTTGACTCTGCCGACTATGCTTACCTGACGATTAACATGGAGTTGCCAGAGGCTTCCGATGAGGCGACGGAGAAAATGCAAGCATATCTGCTCCAACTTGCTGGCAACCGACTGAGTTATGTGGCATCGTATGAGGATAGACGCGCTTATCCACTTTATCATGGCGATAGCAATGATGTTGCTGCACAGCTGACGTACTACTTCAAGGAGACCATGCTGTTGTTGGACACCCTTTCGTCAAACGATGTCAGCGAGCGTAAACGCTATCTCGAAGAGGATACGACACTCACGGCGGAACAGAAAGCTAATGTGTTGAGCGAGTTGCCGCATTGGAGCTATGAGTATAAGCTACAGAAAACGGCTGACACGCTGAACTACGTGGTTTTCCTGTCGCAGGACTATGTCTTCACAGGTGGTGCTCATGGAGGAATGGGTGGCGACGGCTATATCACCTTCGACAAGACAGATGGTCATGTTGTCAGTCAGTTTGTTGATACAACGCGTGTGGCGGACGTTCAGCCGTTGCTGATTGAAGGACTGAAGCAGTATTACACTGAGGCATCAGAACAACAGATGACAACCGAAGAGCTGTTTGAGCGCTTGCAACTGCCTTTTGACGGTCCGAAGCATCAGATACCCCTGCCCATGTGGCAACCTTGTCCCACAAGTGAGGGACTGCTTTTCTGTTATGGGCAGTACGAGATTGCGTGCTATGCTGATGGCATGCCCTCGTTTGTCGTTCCTTACAACAAGATCAAGCCGTTTCTCACCAAAGATGCTCTCAATCTGTTGAGAGACTATTTGAAATAA
- the sufB gene encoding Fe-S cluster assembly protein SufB: MEEKNQFVRQVAEQKYEFGFTTDVHTEIIPVGLNEDIVRLISQKKGEPEWMLEFRLKAFRYWQEQQEPKWGHVHVPEIDYQAISYYADPMAKKPKGDGKIDPELEKTFDKLGIPLEERLALSGNTAVDAIMDSVSVKTTFKEKLREKGVIFCSIGEAIKEHGDLVRQYLGSVVPYKDNYFAALNSAVFSDGSFVYIPKGVRCPMELSSYFRINARNTGQFERTLIIADDDSYVSYLEGCTAPMRDENQLHAAIVEIIVMNRAEVKYSTVQNWYPGDENGKGGVLNLVTKRGDLRGIDSKLSWTQVETGSAITWKYPSCILRGDNSVAEFYSVAVTNNYQEADTGTKMIHIGKNTKSTIISKGISAGHSQNSYRGLVRAAATADNARNYSSCDSLLLGSDCGAHTFPYMDVHNDTAIFEHEATTSKISEDQLLYCNQRGIPTEQAVGLIVNGYAKEVIQKLPMEFAVEAQKLLSVSLEGTVG, from the coding sequence ATGGAAGAAAAGAATCAATTTGTGCGTCAGGTGGCCGAGCAAAAGTATGAGTTCGGCTTCACGACCGATGTTCATACAGAAATCATTCCTGTGGGACTGAATGAAGACATCGTTCGACTCATCTCGCAGAAAAAAGGAGAACCTGAGTGGATGCTCGAGTTCCGCCTGAAGGCTTTCCGCTATTGGCAGGAGCAACAGGAACCAAAGTGGGGACATGTGCATGTGCCCGAGATCGACTATCAGGCTATCTCATACTATGCCGACCCTATGGCCAAGAAGCCCAAGGGCGATGGCAAGATTGACCCAGAGCTGGAGAAGACTTTCGACAAGCTGGGCATTCCTTTGGAAGAGCGTCTGGCCCTTTCTGGCAATACGGCTGTGGATGCCATTATGGACTCGGTGAGCGTCAAGACCACCTTCAAGGAAAAGCTGCGCGAAAAAGGCGTCATCTTCTGTTCTATCGGTGAGGCTATCAAGGAACACGGTGACTTGGTGCGCCAGTATCTGGGCAGCGTGGTACCCTACAAGGATAACTACTTTGCTGCACTCAACTCGGCCGTGTTCAGCGATGGTTCGTTTGTATATATCCCCAAGGGCGTTCGTTGTCCCATGGAACTGAGTTCATATTTCCGCATTAATGCCCGCAATACCGGACAATTTGAACGCACATTGATTATTGCCGACGATGATAGCTATGTGAGCTATCTGGAGGGATGTACGGCGCCGATGCGCGATGAGAACCAGTTGCATGCCGCTATCGTAGAGATTATCGTGATGAATCGTGCTGAGGTTAAATACTCCACGGTGCAAAACTGGTATCCTGGCGATGAGAATGGTAAGGGCGGTGTGCTGAACTTGGTGACAAAACGTGGCGACCTGCGCGGCATAGACTCTAAGTTGTCGTGGACCCAGGTAGAGACAGGTTCGGCTATTACTTGGAAGTATCCCTCGTGCATCCTTCGTGGTGATAATAGTGTGGCTGAGTTCTACAGTGTGGCGGTGACCAACAACTACCAAGAGGCCGACACGGGCACCAAGATGATACACATCGGAAAGAATACCAAATCGACCATCATATCAAAAGGTATCTCGGCAGGCCATTCGCAGAACTCCTATCGCGGACTCGTGCGTGCAGCCGCTACGGCCGACAACGCCCGTAATTATTCGAGTTGTGACTCGTTGCTGTTAGGCTCTGATTGTGGCGCTCACACCTTCCCTTATATGGATGTACACAATGACACCGCCATCTTCGAGCACGAAGCAACGACTTCAAAGATTTCAGAAGACCAGTTGCTTTACTGCAATCAGCGTGGCATTCCCACCGAACAGGCCGTTGGGCTCATTGTCAACGGCTATGCTAAGGAGGTCATCCAAAAACTCCCCATGGAGTTTGCCGTCGAGGCTCAGAAGCTGCTCAGCGTGTCGCTCGAAGGCACGGTAGGATAG
- a CDS encoding NPCBM/NEW2 domain-containing protein — protein sequence MATFRTWAMTPPMGWNSWDCYYSSVTEKEVLQNAQYLVDNDLVRHGWEYVVVDIRWYCNHPSLGGGNYNQRGDQGYVIDEYGRYLPSPTRFPSCMVNGKNEGFKALADKIHKMGLKFGIHIMRGVPKSVVGSSYKLKGSEQTAWSQVYNGTTSPCTWLKDNLLVRNNEAGQLYYNSIMDLYAEWGVDFLKIDDLSRPFYTDEIHMIRKAIDQTGRPIVLSLSPGKTQYQYAEECLQNANMWRMMDDLWDNWSAVDAVFNEANEWSKYAQPGNYADCDMLPLGQIAMTIGDQGFTNANNGRWTQLTQNEQMTMMTLWGICHSPLFFGGEMTKNDAFTLSLLNNEEYHRMHKYGIHAHQVDNDEDNGRVTWTSEDPVTGNRWLALFQRDNNRWIVGNKALYKSETVAYTTDGHAVNVDIEWPEGAKTLVLVVDDGGDNFNYDHGDWINPTLVLRDGTEVELTGTYKTRQYTKSYFNRVYENKNVDHGGKMKVMGTTYDRGFSTDANAAIFFTIPDNMDVVRFKAMAAADDSGIGQTGATTSVRFMVFDQNPLTDEQEDYAARSGLISRTGTKSKVLEADITDAEQLKIFVSNYGDGFAYDRANLINPVLIDADGNETSLTTLKHDSYSAEWGSLHVNKNVEGNTLCVDGKNYETGLGLNGQCTLVYNLPEGHQFKTFRALCGYDSSCDKDNPSTTGTTMEFFFYVTKNDSYDVDLTQFGYSADEDIPLYDIWAKKDVGTVSGTLKTKVPSHGVKLFRLGNTPVPSAIKDTQKGTTTNLMHSDKYFDLNGRETAKPQSGIYITNGKKVISR from the coding sequence ATGGCAACTTTTCGCACTTGGGCAATGACGCCCCCTATGGGTTGGAACTCATGGGACTGCTACTACTCATCGGTTACAGAAAAAGAGGTTCTGCAAAATGCACAGTACCTGGTTGACAACGACCTGGTGCGCCACGGATGGGAGTATGTCGTGGTTGACATACGCTGGTACTGCAACCACCCCTCACTGGGCGGCGGCAACTACAACCAGCGCGGCGACCAGGGCTACGTGATCGATGAATACGGCCGATACCTACCCTCGCCTACTCGTTTCCCTTCGTGCATGGTCAACGGCAAGAACGAAGGTTTTAAGGCGCTGGCCGACAAGATTCACAAGATGGGATTGAAATTCGGAATCCACATCATGCGCGGCGTTCCCAAATCGGTGGTAGGCAGCAGCTACAAGCTGAAGGGAAGCGAGCAGACTGCCTGGTCGCAGGTTTACAATGGCACCACATCGCCTTGCACTTGGCTAAAGGACAACCTGCTGGTGAGAAACAACGAGGCTGGTCAGCTGTACTATAACTCTATCATGGATCTGTATGCCGAATGGGGCGTGGACTTCCTGAAGATCGACGACCTGAGCAGACCGTTCTACACGGATGAGATTCACATGATCCGTAAGGCTATAGATCAGACAGGGCGTCCCATCGTTCTGTCGCTATCACCCGGAAAGACTCAATATCAGTATGCCGAAGAGTGTCTGCAGAATGCCAACATGTGGCGCATGATGGACGACTTGTGGGACAACTGGAGCGCTGTGGATGCCGTCTTCAACGAAGCCAACGAGTGGAGCAAGTATGCCCAACCAGGCAATTATGCTGACTGCGACATGCTGCCACTGGGACAAATAGCCATGACGATTGGCGACCAAGGATTTACGAACGCCAACAACGGGCGATGGACCCAGCTGACACAGAACGAACAGATGACCATGATGACACTATGGGGCATCTGTCACTCGCCATTATTCTTCGGTGGCGAGATGACCAAGAATGACGCTTTCACGCTGTCACTGCTGAACAACGAGGAGTATCACCGCATGCATAAATATGGAATCCATGCGCATCAGGTGGACAACGACGAGGACAACGGGCGAGTGACTTGGACGTCGGAAGACCCTGTGACTGGCAACCGCTGGCTGGCTCTCTTCCAACGCGACAACAACCGGTGGATCGTAGGCAACAAGGCGCTCTACAAGTCGGAGACTGTGGCCTACACGACCGACGGCCATGCTGTCAATGTTGACATCGAATGGCCCGAGGGAGCCAAGACCCTGGTTCTGGTTGTTGACGACGGCGGCGACAACTTTAACTACGATCACGGCGACTGGATCAACCCCACACTGGTGCTGCGAGACGGGACTGAGGTTGAACTGACCGGCACCTACAAGACGCGTCAATACACCAAGTCGTACTTTAACCGCGTGTATGAGAACAAGAACGTGGACCATGGTGGAAAGATGAAGGTGATGGGCACGACCTATGATCGCGGTTTCTCGACAGATGCCAATGCGGCTATCTTCTTCACGATACCCGACAACATGGATGTGGTTCGTTTTAAAGCAATGGCTGCAGCCGATGACTCTGGCATCGGACAGACGGGCGCCACAACCTCTGTCAGGTTTATGGTGTTCGACCAAAACCCATTGACCGACGAACAAGAGGACTATGCCGCACGCTCTGGTCTTATCTCACGCACCGGCACCAAGTCGAAAGTGCTTGAAGCCGACATTACAGATGCCGAGCAACTGAAGATCTTTGTGAGCAACTATGGCGATGGCTTTGCCTACGACCGTGCCAATCTGATTAACCCAGTCTTGATTGATGCCGATGGAAACGAGACTTCGTTGACCACCTTAAAGCATGATTCGTATAGCGCGGAGTGGGGCTCTTTGCACGTCAACAAGAATGTGGAAGGAAACACACTGTGCGTGGATGGCAAGAATTATGAGACAGGACTGGGCCTCAACGGTCAGTGTACCTTAGTTTACAACCTGCCAGAGGGGCATCAGTTCAAAACCTTCAGGGCACTATGCGGCTATGATTCCAGCTGCGACAAAGACAACCCATCGACCACGGGGACTACCATGGAGTTTTTCTTCTATGTCACAAAGAACGACAGCTATGATGTTGACCTGACACAGTTTGGATATTCGGCCGACGAAGACATCCCGCTTTACGACATTTGGGCAAAGAAGGATGTGGGCACCGTCAGCGGCACGCTGAAGACCAAGGTGCCCAGTCACGGCGTGAAACTGTTCAGATTGGGCAACACGCCTGTGCCTTCGGCAATCAAAGACACGCAGAAGGGGACGACAACAAACTTGATGCACAGCGACAAGTATTTCGATCTGAACGGCAGAGAAACAGCCAAGCCGCAGTCGGGCATATACATAACAAATGGGAAAAAGGTCATCAGCAGATGA
- a CDS encoding aminotransferase class V-fold PLP-dependent enzyme — protein MYDIDKIREDFPILQREVYGKPLVYLDNAATTQKPLCVLDAMRDEYLNVNANVHRGVHYLSQQATDLHEAARETVRRFINARKVEEVVFTRGTTEAINLVASSFCESQMQAGDEVLVTEMEHHSNIVSWQLQAMKRGIVVKHVPITDDGILCLDQLETLLTEKTKMVSVAHVSNVLGTVNPVEQIIRVAHAHGIPVLVDGAQSAPHMAIDVQAMDCDFFAFSGHKMYGPTGIGVLYGKEEWLEKLPPYQGGGEMIDKVTWEKTTFERLPFKFEAGTPDYVATHGLAKAIDYIDSVGFEAIQQHEQALTRYCMEQLMTIEGMKIYGPQDASVKDAVVSFNVGDIHHLDMGTLLDRLGIAVRTGHHCAQPLMSRLDISGTVRASFAMYNTQKEVDALVEGIHRVAKMF, from the coding sequence ATGTACGATATAGATAAGATACGTGAAGACTTCCCCATATTGCAAAGGGAAGTATATGGAAAACCTCTGGTCTATCTGGATAATGCGGCTACCACGCAGAAGCCCCTTTGTGTGCTCGATGCCATGCGCGACGAGTATCTCAACGTGAATGCCAATGTGCATCGTGGTGTGCACTACCTTTCGCAGCAGGCCACCGATCTGCACGAGGCTGCTCGTGAGACGGTGCGCCGGTTTATCAATGCGCGCAAGGTTGAAGAGGTCGTCTTTACTCGTGGCACCACCGAGGCTATCAATCTCGTGGCGTCGTCGTTCTGCGAGTCACAGATGCAGGCTGGCGACGAGGTGCTGGTCACTGAGATGGAGCATCACTCCAACATCGTGTCGTGGCAGCTGCAGGCCATGAAGCGCGGCATCGTGGTGAAGCACGTGCCCATCACGGATGATGGCATCCTCTGCTTGGACCAGTTGGAAACGCTTCTCACCGAGAAGACCAAGATGGTCAGCGTGGCTCACGTCAGCAATGTGCTGGGTACGGTCAATCCCGTAGAACAAATCATCCGTGTGGCACATGCCCATGGCATCCCAGTGCTGGTCGATGGCGCCCAGAGCGCTCCCCACATGGCGATAGATGTGCAGGCCATGGACTGCGACTTCTTTGCCTTTAGCGGTCATAAGATGTATGGTCCGACGGGCATCGGTGTGCTTTATGGCAAAGAAGAGTGGCTCGAGAAGTTGCCTCCCTATCAGGGCGGTGGCGAGATGATCGACAAGGTGACGTGGGAGAAGACCACCTTCGAGCGCCTGCCTTTTAAGTTTGAGGCTGGCACCCCCGACTATGTGGCCACCCATGGGCTGGCCAAGGCCATCGACTATATCGACTCTGTTGGCTTCGAGGCTATCCAGCAGCATGAGCAGGCACTCACCCGCTACTGCATGGAACAGCTGATGACCATTGAAGGCATGAAGATCTATGGTCCGCAAGATGCCTCTGTGAAAGATGCCGTGGTCAGCTTCAATGTGGGCGACATTCACCATCTGGACATGGGCACCCTGCTCGACCGTCTGGGTATCGCTGTCCGCACAGGGCATCATTGTGCTCAGCCACTGATGAGTCGGCTGGACATCAGCGGCACTGTTCGGGCATCGTTTGCGATGTATAACACCCAAAAAGAAGTGGATGCCCTCGTCGAAGGCATCCACCGGGTGGCAAAAATGTTCTGA